From a region of the Clupea harengus chromosome 9, Ch_v2.0.2, whole genome shotgun sequence genome:
- the LOC116221849 gene encoding uncharacterized protein LOC116221849 isoform X2 → MTMAALNTTVISPFENSTTFSDLNTTDSTGAANSTQPTLGPIWGCIPAEVAFVVVASVGTLVVLLLASVLVLACQVCRLQRYQHAGRHTRSNVDLVSGSGYWGAGARAEGGGLVGPCDASVMLEEVKAQEELAGNREDEEDESEEGSEVVVTEDSRARAGITVAPVGELVALGEADTILPPPPPPPMPGSTSRDSCLEMGKDMEDMPLVV, encoded by the exons ATG ACAATGGCTGCCCTCAATACAACCGTGATATCACCATTCGAAAACAGCACCACGTTCTCGGACTTAAACACgacagacagcacaggtgcTGCAAACTCCACTCAGCCAACCCTCGGCCCCATCTGGGGCTGCATCCCGGCGGAGGTGGCGTTCGTGGTGGTGGCCTCTGTCGGCACTCTAGTGGTGTTACTTCTGGCCTCTGTCCTGGTGCTGGCGTGTCAGGTGTGCCGCCTGCAGCGCTATCAGCACGCCGGCCGACACACCCGGAGCAATGTGGACCTGGTGAGCGGATCTGGGTACTGGGGAGCAGGGGCCCGGGCTGAGGGAGGGGGGCTCGTGGGGCCGTGTGATGCCAGCGTCATGCTGGAGGAGGTCAAGGCACAGGAGGAGCTAGCGGGCAATAGGGAAGACGAGGAGGACGAAAGTGAAGAGGGGAGCGAGGTCGTGGTCACGGAGGACAGCAGGGCTAGGGCAGGGATCACCGTGGCACCGGTGGGAGAGCTGGTCGCACTAGGGGAGGCAGACACCATCCTgcccccaccgccaccgccaccgatGCCAGGCTCCACTTCCAGGGATTCCTGCCTGGAGATGGGGAAGGATATGGAGGATATGCCACTGGTGGTGTGA
- the LOC116221849 gene encoding protein EVI2B isoform X1, giving the protein MIPGQKRKTSPKTCISSVSRMGQILNLLLLLVAFSPLELNGAAVTHQITPSHPESTSVHIGKEATTVATIKQSRFAETSQEPNTFAVATTDEAKTATYTVMHRNRQETPTEPISKSMNPTIPRTSPPLLLQTESNTENPKSTSEIEMNTNQTVVLDGTVSTDPRVLNTTISQPTPTAEMSSTHRFSTYATSENPKPTTASTLGHVSTTLKSTMKITTRKTAPPVKPKTTPAKDQPSETHGIVAAVLISLIFLMMFAGIFFIMVKKRIWRRRQLENSEWAGPSPFLDGSTQPHFSGDRDSTKPESKRISIVGFLPRHDSKSGSLLDDTDEGLDMDVLAGTTFGQSSAVETKPVNGTFQEKKEDAENEQDHKSAQSASDTLQMTADVSNPSPNPESALIKEDDNPEVNLKETPSVQPPPTTTTTNTPPPPPSDTNLQSSDETTPASDVQIPPAPPLPQS; this is encoded by the exons ATGATTCCTGGTCAGAAACGGAAG ACTTCTCCAAAGACGTGTATTTCGAGTGTGAGCAGAATGGGTCAGATTCTTAATCTTCTGCTGCTTTTGGTTGCCTTTTCACCGCTGGAGCTGAACGGGGCTGCGGTGACTCACCAGATCACACCTTCACATCCTGAGAGCACATCCGTGCACATAGGGAAGGAAGCCACCACCGTCGCTACAATCAAGCAAAGCCGCTTTGCTGAAACAAGCCAGGAGCCGAATACTTTTGCTGTTGCAACAACTGATGAGGCAAAAACTGCTACGTACACTGTCATGCATCGCAACAGGCAAGAAACTCCAACAGAACCAATATCCAAATCAATGAATCCAACAATTCCAAGGACCAGTCCTCCATTGCTCCTACAAACAGAGTCAAATACAGAGAATCCAAAGTCAACTTCtgagattgaaatgaacacaaATCAAACTGTAGTTCTAGATGGCACAGTCAGTACGGATCCGCGAGTGTTGAACACAACTATAAGCCAGCCGACTCCGACAGCCGAGATGTCATCCACACATAGATTCTCCACCTACGCTACGTCAGAGAATCCAAAACCAACCACTGCTTCCACTTTGGGTCATGTGAGTACCACGCTGAAAAGCACTATGAAGATCACCACAAGGAAAACTGCTCCCCCCGTTAAACCCAAAACTACCCCAGCAAAAGACCAGCCATCGGAGACGCATGGGATAGTTGCAGCGGTCCTGATTAGCCTTATTTTCCTAATGATGTTTGCAGGCATCTTTTTCATCATGGTAAAAAAACGCATATGGAGGAGGCGGCAGCTGGAGAACTCAGAGTGGGCAGGCCCAAGCCCTTTCCTTGATGGAAGCACCCAGCCTCATTTCAGCGGGGACAGGGATTCCACCAAACCGGAGTCCAAGAGAATCTCTATCGTTGGGTTCCTTCCTAGGCATGACTCGAAGAGTGGTTCTCTGCTCGATGATACGGACGAGGGCCTTGACATGGATGTTCTGGCAGGTACCACATTTGGACAGAGCAGCGCCGTTGAAACCAAACCAGTGAATGGAACTtttcaagagaaaaaagaggacgCTGAAAATGAGCAGGACCATAAGAGCGCCCAGTCTGCCTCAGACACTCTCCAAATGACAGCTGATGTGTCTAACCCAAGTCCCAATCCAGAATCTGCACTCATTAAGGAGGACGACAACCCTGAAGTAAATCTAAAAGAGACTCCCTCAGTtcaaccaccaccaacaacaaccaccacaaacactcctcctcctccaccttcagATACTAATCTTCAATCTTCAGATGAGACAACACCAGCATCAGACGTGCAAATCCCTCCAGCACCACCCTTACCTCAATCCTAA